A stretch of Vicinamibacterales bacterium DNA encodes these proteins:
- a CDS encoding sulfatase-like hydrolase/transferase: MRKGLAATAVVVALAAGWFGWQKGWLGGSSSRGPRSVLLVSVDTLRADRLGSYGYQAASTPVLDALAARGLRFEQAATVAPLTLPAHTSLLSGTFPTFHGVRDNGSFYVNDTITTLAEVLQSRGYRTGGFVGAFVLDHRWGIAQGFDHYFDAFDLANYEMAAGLDAAQRPGSEVVDHALAWLDEDRDRPFLAWVHLYDPHSPYTPPEPYRSRFPATMQGAYDAEIAATDAQIGRLLDRLRESGRLDDTIVVVVADHGESLGEHGEQQHGFFVYDAAVRIPLIVAGPGVPARAVPEQVRIVDVMPTVLDLVGAAVPSEVQGVSLMPLGRGEEMDLLGFSETWYPRYHYGWSELTAVRDGRYKFIAAPRRELYDTQADPGETRDLAASNPRMADALERALREMATRTAVAATPQAPRAIDPAAEERLRALGYVASTISRAALVERPRGDPKDMIGLYNLLKLAGSDSVAGRLDEAIAKVRSVLAADPEVMEAHTILGNIHTKAGRLPDAIKAYQQALAVDPEHEGAAWSLALAYRQAGKLDEARAGFERVFQLNPRGAKALYQLAELSMRQGQFANAAATLEKGLALDGDRAVFLVKIAEARLELKQIDAAQAALVEAIKLKGDQSMAHYNLGLVHEARGEWQAAASEYEAEIKVSPKLYQPHFNLAKLLARDGRAADALTHFRAAVDQNPEFGTGFLYLAKALLDAGNLKDAEEAATRGLATKPDAAMVPLGHYVLADIYSRQGRDADAARQAAAGKRAEARGGSPGRR, translated from the coding sequence ATGCGCAAGGGTCTCGCGGCGACGGCCGTTGTGGTCGCTCTCGCTGCCGGCTGGTTCGGTTGGCAGAAGGGCTGGCTCGGCGGGTCGTCGAGCCGCGGCCCGCGGTCGGTGCTGCTGGTCAGTGTCGATACGCTGCGTGCCGACCGGCTCGGGAGCTACGGTTACCAGGCCGCCTCGACTCCCGTCCTCGACGCCCTGGCGGCCCGCGGCCTGCGGTTCGAGCAGGCCGCCACGGTAGCGCCGCTGACCCTGCCCGCCCACACCTCGCTGCTCTCAGGCACCTTTCCGACCTTTCACGGCGTGCGTGACAACGGCAGCTTCTATGTGAACGACACCATCACGACGCTCGCCGAGGTCCTTCAGTCCCGCGGCTACCGCACCGGGGGATTCGTCGGCGCCTTCGTGCTCGACCATCGGTGGGGCATCGCGCAGGGGTTCGACCACTACTTTGACGCGTTCGATTTGGCGAACTACGAAATGGCCGCCGGCCTGGATGCGGCGCAGCGGCCCGGCAGTGAAGTGGTCGATCACGCGCTCGCCTGGCTCGACGAGGATCGCGACCGCCCGTTCCTGGCGTGGGTGCACCTCTACGATCCCCACAGCCCCTACACGCCGCCGGAGCCGTATCGATCGCGGTTTCCAGCCACCATGCAGGGCGCTTACGACGCCGAGATCGCCGCCACCGACGCGCAGATTGGCCGGCTCCTCGATCGGCTGCGGGAAAGCGGGCGTCTCGATGACACGATCGTCGTGGTCGTGGCCGATCACGGCGAGTCGCTCGGCGAGCACGGCGAGCAGCAGCACGGCTTCTTCGTGTATGACGCCGCGGTGCGCATCCCGCTGATCGTCGCCGGGCCGGGCGTGCCGGCGCGCGCCGTGCCCGAACAGGTTCGCATCGTCGATGTCATGCCGACCGTCCTGGATCTCGTCGGCGCCGCGGTGCCGTCCGAGGTGCAGGGCGTCAGCCTGATGCCGCTGGGCCGGGGCGAGGAGATGGATCTCCTGGGATTCAGCGAGACGTGGTACCCGCGCTACCACTACGGCTGGAGCGAACTGACCGCGGTCCGCGATGGCCGATACAAGTTCATCGCCGCGCCGCGCCGCGAACTCTACGATACGCAGGCCGACCCCGGCGAGACGCGTGACCTGGCGGCCTCGAACCCACGCATGGCCGATGCCCTCGAACGCGCCCTCCGCGAGATGGCCACGCGAACGGCCGTCGCCGCGACGCCACAGGCACCCCGCGCGATCGACCCCGCCGCCGAGGAACGGCTGCGAGCGCTCGGCTACGTGGCCAGCACCATCAGCCGGGCGGCGCTGGTGGAACGGCCCCGTGGCGATCCCAAGGACATGATCGGCCTCTACAACCTGCTGAAGCTCGCCGGGAGTGACTCCGTCGCCGGCAGGCTGGACGAGGCCATCGCCAAGGTCCGCAGCGTGCTGGCCGCCGATCCCGAGGTGATGGAGGCTCACACGATCCTGGGCAACATCCACACCAAGGCCGGCCGGCTTCCCGACGCGATCAAGGCATACCAGCAAGCGCTGGCCGTCGACCCGGAGCACGAGGGCGCCGCGTGGAGCCTGGCGCTGGCCTACCGGCAGGCGGGGAAGCTGGACGAGGCGCGCGCTGGTTTCGAGCGCGTGTTTCAGCTCAACCCGCGTGGCGCGAAGGCGCTCTATCAACTGGCGGAACTGTCGATGCGCCAGGGCCAGTTTGCGAACGCGGCCGCGACGCTGGAGAAGGGCCTCGCACTCGACGGCGACCGCGCCGTGTTTCTCGTGAAGATCGCCGAAGCGCGCCTCGAGCTGAAACAAATCGACGCCGCGCAGGCCGCGTTGGTCGAAGCGATCAAGCTCAAGGGCGATCAGTCGATGGCCCACTACAACCTTGGCCTGGTGCACGAGGCACGCGGCGAGTGGCAGGCCGCCGCGTCGGAGTACGAGGCCGAGATCAAGGTCAGCCCCAAGCTGTACCAGCCCCATTTCAACCTGGCGAAGCTGCTCGCCCGCGACGGTCGGGCCGCCGATGCACTCACGCATTTTCGCGCGGCAGTCGACCAGAACCCTGAGTTCGGTACCGGCTTCCTGTACCTCGCCAAGGCGCTTCTGGACGCCGGCAATCTGAAGGACGCTGAGGAGGCGGCCACCCGGGGACTCGCGACGAAGCCCGATGCCGCCATGGTCCCCCTGGGTCACTACGTACTCGCCGATATCTACTCGCGCCAGGGTCGCGACGCGGATGCGGCGCGCCAGGCGGCAGCCGGCAAGCGGGCCGAAGCCAGGGGCGGGAGCCCGGGGCGCCGGTGA
- a CDS encoding sulfite exporter TauE/SafE family protein: MRRAAVRAAPVTMDALQVAAGALTGFVVGMTGVGGGALMTPILLLGFGTAPLVAVGTDLWFAAVTKLAVSGLHMRQRLIDWPVVRRLWMGSLPASAVTLIWMAGRQANDGGVVLVKLAIALAVCLTAAGLLAEAPLRALGPRRTATEPASSGWTTTATVAAGAVLGFLVTLTSVGAGALGVVMLVRLYPRLTPQRLVATDIAHAIPLALCAGAGHLALSGIDLALLRDLLAGSIPAALVGTAISSRLPHAILRTALGAVLLVIGLTMLGGAM, from the coding sequence GTGCGCCGAGCAGCTGTTCGCGCGGCTCCGGTGACGATGGACGCGCTGCAGGTGGCGGCCGGCGCCCTCACCGGATTCGTGGTCGGGATGACCGGCGTCGGCGGCGGCGCGCTCATGACCCCCATCCTGCTGCTCGGGTTTGGCACGGCGCCCCTGGTGGCCGTGGGCACCGACCTGTGGTTTGCGGCGGTCACCAAGCTCGCAGTGTCCGGACTTCACATGCGACAGCGGCTGATCGACTGGCCGGTGGTGAGGCGCCTGTGGATGGGCAGCCTGCCGGCGTCGGCGGTCACGCTCATCTGGATGGCCGGCCGGCAGGCGAACGACGGCGGCGTGGTGTTGGTGAAACTGGCAATTGCGCTGGCGGTGTGCCTGACCGCGGCCGGCCTGCTGGCGGAAGCACCGCTCCGGGCGCTCGGCCCGCGCCGAACCGCCACCGAGCCGGCCTCTTCCGGATGGACGACCACGGCCACCGTCGCCGCGGGGGCCGTCCTCGGCTTCCTGGTGACGCTCACGTCGGTGGGCGCCGGGGCCCTTGGCGTGGTCATGCTGGTGCGCCTTTATCCGCGCCTGACCCCGCAGCGGTTGGTGGCCACCGACATTGCCCACGCCATTCCGCTGGCGCTTTGTGCCGGCGCCGGGCACCTCGCGCTCAGCGGAATCGATCTGGCCCTGCTGCGCGACCTGTTGGCGGGTTCCATTCCGGCGGCGCTGGTTGGCACCGCGATCTCATCACGCCTGCCGCACGCCATCCTGAGGACGGCCCTCGGCGCGGTGCTGCTCGTGATTGGCCTGACCATGCTGGGCGGCGCCATGTGA
- the cysD gene encoding sulfate adenylyltransferase subunit CysD — protein MTLDVLESESIEILREAVAGAERPVLLYSIGKDSSVLLHLARKAFHPSPPPFPLLHVDTTWKFRDMYAHRERVMRESGMRLLVHRNEAGLAAGVNPFSHGSGPYTDVMKTEALRQALDTHRFDVIFGGARRDEEASRAKERICSFRAAGHRWDPKAQRPELWAIYNMRIRPGESMRVFPLSNWTEIDVWRYLEREAIPVVPLYFAAERPVVHRGGTLVMVDDERFPLAPGEQPERRWVRFRTLGCYPLSGAVESRATTIAAIIAETVAAASSERQGRLIDSDQPSSMEKKKREGYF, from the coding sequence ATGACGCTCGACGTCCTGGAATCGGAGAGCATCGAGATCCTGCGTGAAGCCGTGGCCGGCGCCGAGCGACCGGTCCTGCTGTATTCCATCGGCAAGGACTCGTCGGTGCTGCTGCACCTCGCCCGCAAGGCGTTCCATCCCTCGCCACCGCCGTTTCCCTTGCTGCATGTCGACACCACGTGGAAATTCCGGGACATGTACGCGCACCGCGAACGCGTGATGCGCGAGTCCGGCATGCGCCTCCTCGTGCACCGCAATGAGGCCGGCCTGGCCGCCGGGGTGAATCCCTTTTCGCACGGCTCGGGTCCCTACACGGACGTGATGAAGACCGAGGCCCTCAGGCAGGCGCTCGATACCCACCGCTTCGACGTCATCTTTGGCGGCGCCCGCCGCGACGAGGAGGCCTCGCGCGCCAAGGAGCGCATTTGCTCGTTCCGGGCGGCGGGCCACCGGTGGGATCCGAAGGCGCAGCGCCCGGAGCTCTGGGCCATCTACAACATGCGCATCCGCCCCGGTGAGTCGATGCGCGTGTTCCCGCTGTCGAACTGGACCGAGATCGACGTCTGGCGCTACCTCGAACGCGAGGCCATTCCGGTGGTCCCCCTCTACTTCGCCGCCGAGCGGCCGGTCGTGCATCGCGGCGGGACCCTCGTGATGGTGGACGACGAGCGGTTTCCGCTCGCACCCGGCGAGCAGCCCGAACGCCGATGGGTGCGGTTCCGAACGCTGGGGTGCTACCCGTTGAGCGGCGCCGTCGAGAGCCGCGCCACCACGATCGCGGCGATCATCGCCGAGACGGTGGCCGCGGCATCCTCCGAGCGACAGGGCCGGCTGATCGACAGCGACCAACCGTCATCCATGGAGAAGAAGAAACGGGAGGGATACTTCTGA
- the cysN gene encoding sulfate adenylyltransferase subunit CysN produces the protein MTCGSVDDGKSTLIGRLLHESRAVFDDQTRALEADSRKFGTQGSRVDFALLVDGLQAEREQGITIDVAYRFFSTPARRFIVADTPGHEQYTRNMATGASTADLAVILVDARKGVLTQTRRHTRIVALMGIRHVLLAVNKMDLVDYSREVFEAVVDAYAPFAAACGITSVRPIPISALEGDHLVAPSARMPWYDGPTVISYLETIEVTGPPSSGPFRMPVQWINRPGPDFRGAAGRVCAGAVHPGDRVRVLPSGVETRVKGIVTCGGERARAEAGDSVTLTLIDEVDVSRGDVIAAATAAPAVADQFEARLLWMGSHDLIPGRSYLLKAYSKEMRATVTAIKHRIDVGSDAHLAAKTLALNEIGVVNLSTAQPLVFEPYSVNRTLGAFILIDPLTFETVGAGMIEFALRRAANVHWQALEVTGPARAALKQQQPCCVWFTGLSGSGKSSIANRLEQRLYAAGRHTYLLDGDNIRHGLNRDLGFTEADRAENIRRVAEVAHLMVDAGLMVLVAFISPFRAERRAARDRFADGEFVEVFVDTPIEECERRDPKGLYAKARSGALPNFTGIDSPYERPESPEVHLLTAGRSPEECAEQLFARLR, from the coding sequence ATCACGTGCGGCAGCGTCGATGACGGCAAGTCGACCCTGATCGGCCGGCTGCTGCACGAGTCGCGCGCGGTCTTCGACGACCAGACGCGGGCGCTCGAAGCCGATTCGCGCAAGTTCGGCACGCAGGGCAGCCGCGTCGACTTCGCGCTGCTGGTGGATGGACTGCAGGCCGAGCGAGAGCAAGGCATCACCATCGACGTCGCCTACCGCTTCTTTTCCACCCCCGCCCGGCGGTTCATCGTCGCCGACACGCCGGGCCACGAGCAGTACACGCGGAACATGGCCACCGGCGCCTCCACCGCCGACCTGGCGGTGATCCTGGTCGATGCGCGCAAAGGCGTGCTCACCCAGACCCGGCGCCACACCCGCATCGTCGCGCTCATGGGCATCCGGCACGTCCTGCTCGCGGTCAACAAGATGGACCTGGTGGACTATTCGCGGGAGGTCTTCGAAGCTGTCGTCGACGCCTACGCGCCGTTCGCGGCCGCGTGCGGCATCACCAGCGTCAGGCCAATCCCAATCTCCGCGCTCGAGGGCGATCACCTCGTCGCGCCGAGCGCGCGCATGCCCTGGTACGACGGGCCTACAGTGATCTCGTATCTCGAAACCATCGAGGTGACCGGTCCGCCTTCGTCCGGGCCGTTCCGGATGCCAGTGCAGTGGATCAATCGTCCCGGCCCCGATTTTCGTGGCGCGGCCGGACGGGTCTGCGCGGGAGCCGTGCATCCGGGCGACCGCGTGCGCGTGCTGCCCTCCGGCGTGGAAACCCGCGTCAAGGGCATCGTGACGTGCGGTGGCGAGCGGGCCCGGGCCGAAGCAGGCGACTCCGTCACGCTGACGCTGATCGACGAGGTGGACGTCAGCCGTGGCGACGTGATCGCGGCCGCCACGGCGGCGCCCGCGGTGGCCGATCAGTTCGAGGCCCGGCTGTTGTGGATGGGATCTCACGACCTCATTCCAGGCCGTTCGTACCTGCTCAAGGCGTACTCAAAGGAAATGCGCGCGACCGTGACCGCCATCAAGCATCGCATCGACGTCGGCAGCGATGCCCACCTGGCGGCGAAGACGCTGGCGCTGAACGAGATCGGCGTGGTCAACCTGTCGACGGCGCAGCCCCTCGTGTTTGAACCCTATTCCGTCAATCGCACGCTGGGCGCCTTCATCCTGATCGACCCGCTCACCTTCGAAACCGTAGGCGCCGGCATGATCGAGTTCGCGCTGCGCCGCGCCGCGAACGTGCACTGGCAGGCGCTCGAGGTCACGGGGCCGGCGCGGGCGGCCTTGAAGCAGCAGCAACCGTGCTGCGTGTGGTTCACGGGCCTCTCGGGCTCCGGAAAGTCGTCGATCGCCAACCGCCTCGAGCAACGCCTGTATGCGGCGGGCCGCCACACCTATCTGCTCGACGGCGACAACATCCGGCACGGACTCAATCGCGACCTGGGCTTCACCGAGGCGGACCGGGCCGAGAACATCCGGCGCGTCGCCGAGGTCGCCCACCTGATGGTGGATGCCGGGCTGATGGTGCTGGTCGCGTTCATCTCTCCATTCCGCGCCGAACGGCGAGCGGCGCGAGACCGGTTCGCAGACGGAGAGTTCGTGGAGGTGTTCGTCGACACCCCGATCGAGGAATGCGAACGCCGCGATCCCAAGGGCTTGTATGCGAAGGCCCGCAGCGGCGCCTTGCCGAACTTCACCGGCATCGACAGCCCATACGAGCGGCCGGAGTCGCCCGAGGTGCACCTGCTCACGGCCGGGCGCTCGCCCGAGGAGTGCGCCGAGCAGCTGTTCGCGCGGCTCCGGTGA